The genomic DNA GCCCCCTGCCTTCCAGCTATATGGAAGGGAAGCCCCCAGCGGTACTGTTGAACTCCTGCtgcatccctccctcctccctccccctcccccccccctccctgctgCGGCACGCAGGGCCGGCCCCTCGGCAGCTGTTTAGCCAACTGAGAGCAGAAGGGGCTGCAGCAGGGGAACAATGCAATGTGACTTGACTCTCCctcttaagtgtgtgtgtgtgtgtgtgtgtgtgtgtgtgtgtgtgtgtgtgtgtgtgtgtgtgtgtgtgtgtgtgtgtgtgtgtgtgtgtgtgtgtgtgtgtgtgtgtgtgtgtgtgtgtgctcgcgTCAGTGTTTTTCATGAGTAATTAAGAATGGAACTCTGTGAATCAGGCAAGCCCCCCATCCTAAAATCTAATCCCATAACATCCTTACAGATGCATCTTTATGGTAAAAGGTGGAAACGTTCAAATGTTCATTTCAAACTTCAGCTAGGCCCAActagtctgtttttttattcacaaccATTTGTAAATTCTAAGTGTATAAGGAGTGTATTAAGCAGAGCCACAGCAAAGTTATGATTTAaagattttcttctttatttgtgtgGTCAAAAGCAAGAAGAGATTTCTGCAACATCTTCAAGTAATCTGAAAATCCACAGCAATCCATCTGTGTCAAAGTCTCACACTTGATGCATACATTTGTAGTAGACATTTTTTCCTTCATCCGCTGCAGCTGAGCATTACTTTAAAACTTTGAATTCCCCCAGTTAGatgcataaaaatacatttgatagaatttaatttaacagtatTATTCTACGTTTATTAAAGACTATTTTAGGCATTAAAGCTACCAACTTAAATGGAGCTAGAAAGAAACTCCCCATCTATGACAGTAATAATGGTTCTGGTTCTGACTCTGTATGGGTCCTAAGCAATACTTCTATACGAATGGAGCACTTCCTATATCTGGACTACAATATTTGGTTTGAAATCCAATCAGCATGCTAAAGACTCAACAGGGAGTGCAATACACCCTATAAGAAATAATGCTCCTCACATGAATGGTTGGGACTCATCAGGAAGCACATGGCCTGCAACTTATTAATGGACCTTTGTGCAAATTCTCCTCAATAATTCATCAAGCGTCCTCCTCGTTCTCACCAGCAATTTTTTTGGAGCGCCCTTGAATAACTCAAGAGTTGTTTGGAACATGTTGGATGGTAAGGGAATATTTTTCACTACAACGTAGTGCAgtcacaattaaaaaataatgatgaggTGGGCTCTTTTACACCGTCTCCTGTTTGGTCATGTTTATCAGTCTGTCAGAGGCGTGATCTGAGCTGCAGCTCTCGGCACAAGTTCACACACGATAACTGCAGGATTCATGCCACTGACTCACAGTCCTGATTCAACTGATGTATAGGACAACTGAAAGGATGCCTGTTTGAAAAAGTGACACGATAATATAAAACTACAAGCTAGAGATACtcataaattgtaaaaaaaaactacttcaaTTGAATATAGCCCAGTTTGGCCTCTCAGACTATGCACCAGAGCCCCCTACTGCAATTTCTATGAAGCTGCAAAACTGGCTGGACATCTATGGTTGTTGGTCCTTTGTCTCCATCTGACAACTGTGTCTAGATGTGTATCAGTAAAGGATGATCAAAGAtacttcacttcactttatAAAGGGCTATTTTCACAGGATAAGTCTTGTGTTATTCTACTTGGTTGATAGCGTAAATACGTCCCATAAAAAGACCCAGACCAACGTGTTAGTCATGTTTCTTTATCATGTCTGTGGCAGTCAGCCCAAAGCCCATTCCTTCATACTTTAGATGTAAATCTTTTTTAGTGGATTACACACATATACTTTAATTTAAGTATATAAGGGCACTGTAGGTTTTTTCAAATTGTGCATTTGTTAGGGACTATATTCAGCTGCAGATTActacacatttggtgctctcTAATGATAATTTACGGCAGCAGGACGcagtggtgggggggggtcgATTCAAACGCATCTACAACatggctcactgatgtgtttttaatagtttttggacaataATTGAGCTCTTTGGCACAGAAGAATACAAATCTCAGTAACTGGATACTCAGGTGATCCTTGTCAGGATCCATTGATTGCTGGATTTGgtctttttatgggatttgttgacaacaaGTAAACACATAGAATGTCCCCAGCTTCATCCTTTAAGGTGTATGTTTAAtttgtatgaaatgttttgtcatCATAGATGTAAACCATCCAAAAAGCCTACAATACACAATGCAAAAGAGCAGAAGCCTAATTTGTTGACATCTGttctgtttaaatacattttaaaggaggggtttatttcatatttaaaagaaattacTGAAACGTTCATATTCAAGTGTTCATTCATGTTggcaatgtaaaataaaataaaaatcagtcaATCCCAACTTATTCAGTTACAggtattttcaaaaatatcttaCACACCTTGTTTAGCCTCCAGACATTAAGACCATATAATGGCCAGGTGCAGAAATCCACTCACCATTACAGTACATGTGATAATCTCCAGACAATGATGCAACTACAACTTATACCAGGACACACAAACGAATTTGAcccaactttttaaaaatcaaagatTCATTTTTGCATGTCAACGTTACAAGAATGTAAAGGCTTTAAATGTGGTGtatgctttataaaaaaaaatgctttacagCTTAAGTGGTAGGAGACTCACTTTCAGTAGCAAAAACCTCCACATGTTCTTTCGTAACGCTAACATTGGTTATTTTCTCAATCCATCTTCCTGTAACCTCACAGACAGTAAATCAATCGATGCAATGTTTCtacaaatacagttttaaaataGAACAACAGAAAATCTGTTGGGTACTATCAAAAAGTACAGTAACCAGCAGTGGAGTCTGAAGGAACTTAATGGTTCCTGCACCTGAAGGCCATGTGTGCAGTCAGTGGTACAACTGAGCATCTCTGTCTGACACTCTTTGGCTACAACGCCGGCCGTCCGTTCAGTTTGTCGTGCATGAGTGCGATGGCTCCGCCCGTGAAGTCTCTGAGAACCTGCACCGTCTCCCGCTGGAGCTGCAGCGACTCACGCACAAACTCCTGCTGGGTCTCCGCCAGCTGCTGCACCGACTCGGACAGAAGCTCCAGGGAGCGTGAAACTGTCTCTAACAGGATGTTGGTGGCGTGCTGTTCTTGAAGGCTCAGCGATGCACTGTGCAGAATGCTGTCCCTCGTGCTCTGCGAGGGCTGACCCGACGTTGGAAGATTGGCCGTCAACGTCGACGCCGTGGAGGACGTCTGCGGCTGTCCTTGCTTCTGGATCCCGTTGTTTCCTTGGCGGTCCTCTGTTGGTTTTGAAGCTTGGGTGGAAGGAGGCGCCTCATCCCTTTGGTCATCGTCCGAGTCCCCGAATGGGGCGTCAGCATCTTGAGTTAGAAAAAAGGGCTCGTCAGAGTTTTCTTATTACTAAAACATGTTGcgaaaattattttttatcttgacAACTCACCTTCCGTTGCAGGTACTTCGTATTGCACATCGAAGGCAGATTGTGAAGTTTCCCCTGCAACATTCAAAGCACTTAAATGAAACAGTTAGTATGTATTTCTCCTCAAGAACGTCTTAGATAAGAAAGATATTCAAATGAACGGTTtgtttcaaacaaaaaatagaGGCCTAAATGTGAGCCAATAGTTGCACACAACACTCTGAGAGATGGGTGACATTGATTTGTTCAAATAAATTTGATGTGTGTTATGTAGAAACAAACTTCACTGATGTTCAGTACGTTTTTGGCACTCACTCGTGCCGTAGGAGGTTGCTGGGGGCAAAGCCACGTCAGACGCGCCATTAGGAGAACTCTGCATTCCAATCATATCGTCCTCATccatttcttcctcctcatccgGCACATCGTCATCATCTCCCAGCGGGCCAAAGTCGGCCGAGCTCTGGTCTTCCTGGTCCATCTCCAGGATCTGCATCACTATTTTCTCAGTCTGATTAAGGTCTCGGGAGAGCCGAGAGTTGAGGCCCCTGTTGGGCACTGTCCCTGACCGCATGGCAGCCACTTTCCGCTTGGTGTCACACTTCAGATCAGACCATTTCTTGATGACCTCGATGACCTCCCGTTGGCACTCCCCGATCTCATTGACACGTGCGGTGATCTCTGCCCACGTGCGCTTCTTCACGTCTGTTTGCACGCCACGATTGAATTTGCCTTTGGGGGGGggtcaaaacaaaaatgacctTAAGCACTTCCCTATAAAAGCTTTTTGTAAGTGATCAGgcaaacattcaacattttataatattcaCAGACTTACTTTAACTCCTATTATACCTGTGCATGGCAAAACAATTTGAATTCCTGTGCTTAGCTTTGTCTATTTCATATATTTGATAAACTAGCTACTGTGCAATCATTCAGTTCCTGGGTACCCAGACACAAAACCTCAAAGTGCAATCTTCTTCCATCTGATTGGGATCAGCACACATACCCACAACAACCATCCGATGCTTCCTCACTTCatccaaaagtatgtggacttCACTGAAAGAGAAGcgagcttttcttttcttgaagCGAATAACACTGTCTTGGTTGTAGTATACTGGTGAAGACATCCTCCCCAAAAGTGTCAATAGGTATCCAGCTACTTTGTAGTCTCTGCAGAGCCTCAGCTTCTCCAGCTGTCTGTCAGGCGGTGTTGTGCTACAAAGTTAAAAGAGCATGGGGGCGTTAATGAAGAATCTACTCACGTCACCACTGTATCAATTCACAATCTACATCTTGCATTTCACATTTGAGACTGAGATTAAATGCCACACACAAATGGTTGACTTGAAAGCTAAGGTAAGTACAGTTAGTATTAATGCAGGCTAAACAGCTGGGCAATGAGGAATAACGTTAGTTGATGGTGGACGCTGAATacataatgaatgaatatgtaCAACATGTTAACTCTAACGTAATCACATGCATATGTCTCACTGTTTTCATACCGTTAAGTAGGGACATGGAGCAGGTTTAGCGTGATAACAATGTCAGTGCTAGCCGTGAGAGAGTGAACGGACAATGGACGACGCTACACCtggttagcttgttagctatAAGTAGAGCTA from Anoplopoma fimbria isolate UVic2021 breed Golden Eagle Sablefish chromosome 24, Afim_UVic_2022, whole genome shotgun sequence includes the following:
- the zgc:153990 gene encoding uncharacterized protein zgc:153990 isoform X1 — protein: MSSPVYYNQDSVIRFKKRKARFSFSEVHILLDEVRKHRMVVVGKFNRGVQTDVKKRTWAEITARVNEIGECQREVIEVIKKWSDLKCDTKRKVAAMRSGTVPNRGLNSRLSRDLNQTEKIVMQILEMDQEDQSSADFGPLGDDDDVPDEEEEMDEDDMIGMQSSPNGASDVALPPATSYGTSECQKRETSQSAFDVQYEVPATEDADAPFGDSDDDQRDEAPPSTQASKPTEDRQGNNGIQKQGQPQTSSTASTLTANLPTSGQPSQSTRDSILHSASLSLQEQHATNILLETVSRSLELLSESVQQLAETQQEFVRESLQLQRETVQVLRDFTGGAIALMHDKLNGRPAL
- the zgc:153990 gene encoding uncharacterized protein zgc:153990 isoform X2: MSSPVYYNQDSVIRFKKRKARFSFSEVHILLDEVRKHRMVVVGKFNRGVQTDVKKRTWAEITARVNEIGECQREVIEVIKKWSDLKCDTKRKVAAMRSGTVPNRGLNSRLSRDLNQTEKIVMQILEMDQEDQSSADFGPLGDDDDVPDEEEEMDEDDMIGMQSSPNGASDVALPPATSYGTRETSQSAFDVQYEVPATEDADAPFGDSDDDQRDEAPPSTQASKPTEDRQGNNGIQKQGQPQTSSTASTLTANLPTSGQPSQSTRDSILHSASLSLQEQHATNILLETVSRSLELLSESVQQLAETQQEFVRESLQLQRETVQVLRDFTGGAIALMHDKLNGRPAL